In Morganella morganii, the following are encoded in one genomic region:
- a CDS encoding ABC transporter substrate-binding protein: MKPTLFVPALLAGLALVSGTAQADKLDDIQKAGVIRISVFDSNPPFGFIDPQTKKLAGYDVDIAQAVADDLGVKLELRPTNPANRIPLLVSGKVDLIGANFTITGERAKQVDFSIPDFQTGQKFIARKGVLKTPEDVAKLRIGADKGTVQEVTLREKYPGTKVISYDDTPLAFAALRNGNVDAITQDDAKLVGLLGNLPESVKAEFELSPFSLTREYQALAAPKGETRLVEAVNKTLLKLESEGKSQQIYNQWFGPGTKAEQPRGEFKFAPLADQPK, translated from the coding sequence ATGAAACCGACATTATTTGTTCCGGCTCTGCTTGCCGGTTTAGCATTAGTAAGTGGTACAGCACAGGCTGATAAGCTTGATGATATTCAGAAAGCCGGCGTGATCCGTATTTCGGTTTTTGACAGCAACCCGCCGTTCGGATTTATCGACCCGCAGACCAAAAAACTGGCAGGTTATGACGTGGATATTGCACAGGCCGTTGCCGATGATCTCGGCGTGAAGCTGGAACTGCGTCCGACTAACCCGGCAAACCGTATTCCGCTGCTGGTCTCCGGCAAAGTGGATTTAATCGGGGCGAACTTCACCATTACCGGTGAGCGTGCGAAACAGGTGGATTTCTCCATTCCTGATTTTCAGACCGGACAAAAATTTATTGCCCGCAAAGGTGTGCTGAAAACCCCGGAAGATGTGGCAAAACTGCGCATCGGCGCGGATAAAGGTACCGTTCAGGAAGTGACGCTGCGCGAGAAATATCCGGGCACCAAAGTGATTTCTTATGATGATACCCCGCTGGCCTTCGCAGCACTGCGCAATGGTAACGTCGATGCTATCACGCAGGATGATGCCAAACTGGTCGGGTTGCTCGGTAACCTGCCGGAGTCAGTAAAAGCGGAGTTTGAACTCTCTCCGTTCAGTCTGACCCGTGAATACCAGGCGCTTGCAGCACCGAAAGGAGAAACCCGTCTGGTGGAAGCAGTGAACAAAACCCTGCTGAAACTCGAAAGTGAGGGCAAATCACAGCAGATTTATAACCAGTGGTTTGGTCCGGGCACCAAAGCCGAACAACCGCGCGGTGAATTTAAGTTCGCTCCGCTGGCTGACCAGCCGAAGTAA
- a CDS encoding fimbrial protein, protein MLKKTLITALVSAAFFSGSASAVTAAGGIINITGAISDTTCTINGGNSADFAVLLDPITVTDAGVTANTVITKNQKAFTMTFSDCAPASVPPGSNLKIHFASPNNISSTGNYLINDTVNEGDPSVAKNVGFSLSSTTAPSVALSLNAAYDTGVKGDKTAPASDQVTLIASYYKTNTSPAKVGPVHSNVIYTVSYL, encoded by the coding sequence ATGTTAAAGAAAACGCTTATTACGGCATTAGTTTCTGCCGCCTTTTTTTCAGGCTCAGCGTCTGCGGTCACTGCTGCGGGCGGGATTATAAACATCACAGGTGCTATCAGTGACACCACCTGTACTATTAACGGAGGCAACAGCGCCGACTTCGCCGTATTATTAGATCCGATTACAGTAACGGATGCCGGGGTAACCGCAAATACCGTCATTACCAAAAATCAGAAAGCATTTACCATGACATTCTCTGATTGTGCACCTGCTTCAGTCCCGCCCGGAAGTAACCTGAAAATACATTTCGCGTCCCCCAACAATATATCGTCAACCGGAAACTACCTGATTAACGATACCGTTAATGAAGGGGATCCGTCTGTCGCGAAAAATGTCGGGTTCAGTTTATCGTCAACAACCGCACCGTCAGTGGCACTTTCACTGAATGCGGCGTATGACACCGGAGTGAAGGGAGATAAAACCGCACCAGCATCGGATCAGGTGACATTAATTGCCAGTTATTACAAAACCAATACCTCTCCTGCAAAAGTCGGGCCTGTACATTCCAACGTGATTTATACAGTCTCTTATTTATAA
- a CDS encoding fimbrial biogenesis chaperone — translation MKRRFFFLMMLILSGNATANIVINGTRLIYHEENDSITVQLNNNSQTSSLAQSWTDDGDINATPENSSSPFYVYPPIVKIDGMQGQQLKIKKNNEKLPDDRESVFYLSVLDIPATPANAKGKSVLQVALRSRIKLFYRPAGLTANPETVIDNIQWKLNGDHLSVTNNSPYHFTIAAVNANDSSHTWLAASEMIPPFSEKQLPLKNKPAARNASVTYVDDYGVYKSKNITF, via the coding sequence ATGAAACGCCGATTCTTTTTTCTGATGATGCTTATTTTATCAGGTAATGCTACCGCCAATATCGTGATTAACGGAACGCGGCTTATTTATCATGAAGAAAATGACAGCATTACTGTTCAGCTGAATAATAACAGCCAGACATCATCATTAGCCCAGAGCTGGACAGATGACGGTGACATTAATGCCACACCGGAAAACAGCAGTTCCCCGTTTTATGTTTATCCGCCGATTGTCAAAATAGACGGAATGCAGGGACAGCAGCTTAAAATAAAGAAAAATAATGAAAAACTACCGGATGACCGGGAAAGTGTCTTTTATCTCAGTGTGCTGGATATTCCGGCCACGCCCGCCAATGCCAAAGGAAAAAGTGTGTTACAGGTGGCCCTGCGGTCACGGATAAAGCTGTTTTACCGCCCAGCCGGGCTGACGGCAAATCCGGAAACGGTTATTGATAATATTCAGTGGAAGCTCAACGGTGACCATTTATCCGTCACTAATAATTCCCCGTATCATTTTACCATTGCGGCGGTCAATGCTAATGACAGCAGCCACACCTGGCTGGCCGCCTCCGAAATGATTCCGCCATTTTCTGAAAAACAATTACCACTGAAAAATAAACCCGCAGCCCGTAATGCCTCAGTGACCTATGTGGATGATTACGGTGTGTATAAGTCGAAGAATATTACCTTCTGA
- a CDS encoding fimbria/pilus outer membrane usher protein, translating into MKTQHCLPILIIAGLWSYPREGFTEEFDTTLLAGESAKGDISRLYQENTLPSGDQLMDVYVNNTWKGQFTVEVGEHNNALNFQPEDINKLGLNLSDDAKTLSAEKQPVPADDLTSGLTYHLNKSTLRLDLSVPQIGVKTADAGYIDPELWDNGQPAVILGYNVNYYNARQKKNNKQSNDSFFATVNSGLNLGVWQFRDESVYTSYSGGHKGWKNNSRYLYRPISRILSALTLGDFYTPPSMFGSFKFRGASLGTDMNMLPPSGQGFAPIIRGVAQTNALVSIYQNGNLIFQENVPPGEFMFRDIQPTGGSGDFSVIIQEADGRKESFTVPFSAVPDMLKEGIYNYSLTAGQARLDNTHYRPEFVQGEFRYGLNNTVTLYTGGIAGKDYRSLLAGSAWNLPFGALSVDVTQADADFKTGHKSGQSYRITYSKFVSTTSTNLTLATYRYSTGNFYSFTDAIYQQDNYRAWDAYRNEQENLTDNTPRQIPDLMTMDAMRGARAKNTFTVNLNQYLGENRGVIYISGTHRDYWNSGGSNREYQLGYSNSYNEISYTVSASRTRNFDDKNETRFYLNVSVPISVFGKSASLSSGIYATDSRYQQATVSLSGTAGKDDLVNYTLTGSNQNGGSNLAGANLTYRNPYSTLSGSFSEGNDYRQAGAGAKGTIVAIPGHIAMSGDTGNTYTIIDAPQAGNRMVNSDKASLTNSDGVVLMTQSVPYRANSYTLSDTEKSSGAEVTGNIGQVSPYKGAVSYIRMETDPRQTFILRAARENGSTLPFGTEVTDEQHQPLGYVGQSGLLYLKSGQLPSSLIIKLTADGKQQCVIRNPVVTPDKNHNICR; encoded by the coding sequence GTGAAAACACAACACTGCCTGCCGATTCTGATTATTGCCGGATTATGGAGCTATCCCCGCGAAGGCTTCACGGAAGAGTTCGATACCACCCTGCTGGCCGGTGAATCCGCTAAAGGGGATATTTCACGTTTATATCAGGAAAATACACTGCCGTCCGGCGATCAACTGATGGACGTTTATGTCAATAACACCTGGAAAGGTCAGTTTACCGTTGAAGTAGGGGAGCATAATAATGCCCTGAATTTTCAGCCGGAAGATATTAATAAGCTCGGGCTGAATCTTTCTGATGACGCGAAAACATTATCCGCAGAGAAACAGCCGGTTCCGGCAGATGATCTGACTTCCGGACTGACTTACCACCTGAATAAAAGTACATTACGGTTAGATTTGTCCGTGCCGCAAATCGGGGTAAAGACCGCCGATGCCGGTTATATTGATCCGGAATTATGGGATAACGGGCAGCCCGCCGTTATTCTCGGCTATAACGTTAATTACTATAACGCCAGACAAAAAAAGAATAACAAACAGAGCAATGACAGCTTTTTTGCCACAGTAAACTCCGGGCTGAACCTCGGTGTCTGGCAATTCCGCGATGAATCGGTTTACACCTCTTATTCCGGCGGACATAAAGGCTGGAAAAATAACAGCCGTTATCTTTACCGTCCGATCAGCCGTATTTTATCTGCGCTGACGCTGGGGGATTTTTATACGCCGCCTTCTATGTTCGGCAGCTTTAAATTCAGAGGCGCATCACTGGGAACGGATATGAATATGCTGCCGCCGTCCGGCCAGGGATTCGCACCAATCATCCGGGGTGTTGCTCAGACCAACGCCCTCGTCAGTATTTACCAGAACGGCAATCTTATTTTTCAGGAAAACGTACCGCCGGGTGAGTTTATGTTCCGTGATATTCAGCCGACCGGCGGCAGCGGCGATTTTTCCGTCATTATTCAGGAAGCAGACGGACGGAAAGAATCATTTACCGTCCCCTTCTCCGCTGTACCCGATATGCTGAAAGAGGGAATTTATAATTACAGTCTGACCGCCGGTCAGGCACGCCTGGATAATACACACTACCGCCCGGAGTTTGTGCAGGGGGAATTCCGTTACGGGCTGAATAATACCGTGACACTGTATACCGGCGGGATTGCCGGAAAAGATTACCGCTCTCTTTTGGCGGGCAGTGCCTGGAATCTGCCGTTCGGTGCGCTTTCTGTTGATGTGACACAGGCGGATGCGGACTTTAAAACCGGCCACAAAAGCGGCCAGAGCTACCGTATCACCTACAGTAAGTTTGTCAGCACCACCTCCACCAACCTGACTCTCGCGACATACCGCTACTCCACCGGGAATTTTTACAGTTTCACCGATGCCATCTATCAGCAGGATAACTACCGGGCGTGGGATGCTTACCGTAATGAGCAGGAAAACCTCACCGATAACACGCCGCGTCAGATACCGGATCTGATGACAATGGATGCCATGCGCGGTGCTCGCGCTAAAAATACCTTCACCGTGAATTTAAATCAGTATCTGGGAGAGAACCGGGGGGTGATTTATATCTCCGGCACACACCGGGATTACTGGAATTCCGGCGGCAGCAACCGGGAATATCAGCTTGGATATTCAAACAGTTATAACGAGATCAGCTATACCGTGTCTGCATCACGCACCCGCAATTTTGATGATAAAAATGAAACCCGGTTTTACCTGAATGTCAGCGTGCCGATTTCTGTTTTCGGTAAAAGTGCATCACTCAGCAGCGGTATTTACGCCACCGATTCCCGTTATCAGCAGGCTACTGTCAGCCTGAGCGGCACAGCCGGTAAAGATGATTTGGTTAACTACACGCTGACCGGCTCAAACCAGAACGGCGGCAGTAATCTTGCAGGCGCGAACCTTACTTACCGTAACCCGTACAGCACCCTGTCCGGCTCATTCAGTGAGGGTAACGATTACCGTCAGGCGGGCGCCGGGGCAAAAGGAACTATCGTCGCGATCCCGGGCCACATCGCCATGTCCGGTGACACCGGCAATACCTATACCATTATTGATGCCCCGCAGGCCGGTAACCGGATGGTGAATTCGGATAAAGCATCCCTGACAAACAGTGATGGTGTGGTGCTGATGACACAATCTGTTCCTTACCGCGCCAATTCTTACACTCTGTCAGACACAGAAAAAAGTTCCGGTGCCGAAGTGACCGGTAATATCGGCCAGGTCAGCCCGTATAAAGGTGCGGTCAGTTATATCCGCATGGAAACCGATCCCCGTCAGACTTTCATTCTGCGGGCGGCGCGGGAAAACGGCAGCACACTGCCGTTCGGCACAGAAGTGACTGATGAGCAGCATCAGCCGCTGGGATATGTCGGGCAGTCAGGGCTGCTCTATCTGAAAAGCGGGCAGTTGCCGTCATCACTGATCATAAAACTGACGGCAGACGGGAAACAGCAGTGTGTTATCCGCAATCCGGTGGTCACGCCGGATAAAAATCACAATATCTGCCGGTAA
- a CDS encoding fimbrial protein: MMKTSAAVLLLFLTVISSRAAYATCSVTSTQTAPAVALDLSADLIGATTTVSKVSQTNFSGPFTCTTALPLFPNTIGIDSPFNGRTATIGFNNGAQLVNITLTALTKNNVSGLAAGTHNGTELNTGFTLRFDLVTTPTGNYTKVPGNTVTITPVIFASDATTLGLVGWLAALLNKILQFLLTLQWPSDPNDMFLQPVQITYNPPVTTCTFTNAGLTVSLPLMSINAVKTTDKAGYTPFRLNFTCGGLLPGNTASRDIAMFLSSSNLQPSDKTVLTNTISGGAGGVGFRVVKANNLSSPVQFSDSANAQGSATSIFTAAKGSAVSPAFSVDLGAYYYPYNPTAVTQGKISSSATLVFSYN; encoded by the coding sequence ATGATGAAAACATCCGCCGCTGTATTACTTTTATTCCTGACGGTGATAAGCAGCAGGGCGGCTTATGCCACCTGCTCGGTAACATCCACCCAGACAGCACCGGCCGTGGCGCTGGATCTTTCGGCTGATCTGATCGGCGCCACCACAACCGTATCCAAAGTATCTCAGACCAACTTCAGCGGCCCGTTTACCTGTACGACAGCATTGCCGCTGTTTCCGAATACCATCGGGATCGACTCTCCCTTTAATGGCCGGACAGCGACAATCGGGTTTAATAACGGCGCACAACTCGTCAATATCACCCTGACCGCACTGACAAAAAATAATGTTTCCGGCCTGGCGGCCGGTACTCACAACGGGACTGAACTCAATACCGGTTTCACACTGCGTTTTGATCTGGTCACCACGCCGACCGGCAACTACACCAAAGTTCCGGGTAATACTGTGACGATCACACCGGTCATTTTTGCCTCTGATGCCACCACCCTGGGGCTGGTGGGCTGGCTGGCAGCACTTCTCAATAAGATTTTGCAGTTTTTACTGACACTGCAATGGCCGTCCGATCCGAATGATATGTTTTTGCAGCCGGTGCAGATTACTTACAATCCGCCGGTGACCACCTGTACCTTTACCAATGCCGGGCTGACCGTCAGCCTGCCGCTGATGAGTATCAATGCCGTTAAAACCACCGATAAAGCCGGATACACCCCGTTCCGCCTCAATTTTACCTGTGGCGGCCTCCTCCCGGGTAACACCGCGTCCCGGGATATTGCCATGTTCCTGTCGTCGTCCAATTTACAGCCGTCCGATAAAACCGTGCTGACCAATACCATTTCCGGCGGTGCCGGTGGTGTCGGCTTCCGGGTGGTGAAAGCCAATAATCTCAGCAGTCCGGTACAGTTTTCTGACAGTGCCAATGCTCAGGGCAGTGCCACCAGCATTTTCACTGCCGCCAAAGGCAGCGCGGTTTCACCAGCGTTCTCTGTCGATCTCGGCGCGTATTATTATCCCTACAATCCGACTGCGGTAACACAGGGAAAAATAAGCAGTTCCGCGACTCTGGTTTTTTCCTACAACTGA
- a CDS encoding fimbrial biogenesis chaperone: MMRTGILIILLLCIQVGYAGVVINTTRVIFPGNQENTEIQLTNSGDMPSLVQSWVDEGDINSSPETSSAPFMVVPPVTRIAGSGGQQLKIRVLKNNLPRDRESVFYLNVVDIPAKTATTGNTLQFALRTRIKLFYRPDDLLQPPDAVPEQISASLSGETLILKNPTPYYFTLSALVSGGDNAPSHISTVMLAPYSESRVAYTGHLSAGESVTLISINDKGRSVRTEKKLN; encoded by the coding sequence ATGATGCGGACAGGCATTCTGATCATTCTGCTCCTGTGCATACAGGTGGGATACGCTGGTGTTGTCATCAATACCACGCGGGTGATTTTTCCGGGTAATCAGGAAAATACAGAAATCCAGCTGACCAACAGCGGGGACATGCCGTCACTGGTGCAGAGCTGGGTGGATGAGGGGGATATCAATTCCTCGCCGGAAACCAGCAGTGCACCCTTTATGGTGGTACCGCCGGTGACGCGGATTGCAGGGAGCGGCGGACAACAGCTGAAAATCCGTGTTCTGAAAAATAATCTTCCCCGCGACCGGGAATCGGTTTTTTATCTCAATGTGGTGGATATTCCGGCGAAGACGGCCACCACCGGTAATACCCTGCAATTTGCCCTGCGGACACGGATAAAGCTGTTTTACCGGCCGGATGATCTTTTGCAGCCGCCGGATGCAGTCCCGGAACAGATTTCAGCCTCGTTATCAGGAGAAACACTGATTCTGAAAAACCCCACGCCTTACTATTTCACATTATCCGCGCTCGTCTCCGGCGGAGATAATGCGCCGTCACATATCAGCACCGTGATGCTCGCCCCTTATTCAGAGAGCCGGGTGGCATACACCGGGCATTTATCTGCGGGAGAGTCCGTCACGCTGATCAGCATTAATGATAAAGGGCGCAGTGTGCGGACAGAGAAAAAGCTGAACTGA
- a CDS encoding zinc-ribbon domain-containing protein, producing MGLFSRFFNSGGGSGHGNRSGGHCSSGHGSKHGNTGYNKHGRDNNGYPEQLNNNTPQNISGYCQKCGTGYPPDSRFCGRCGNALNP from the coding sequence ATGGGTTTATTCAGCCGGTTTTTTAACAGCGGAGGCGGATCCGGTCACGGGAACCGCAGCGGCGGCCACTGCAGCAGCGGTCATGGCAGCAAACATGGTAATACGGGTTACAATAAGCATGGCCGTGACAATAATGGTTATCCGGAGCAGTTAAACAACAATACTCCGCAGAATATCAGCGGATATTGTCAGAAGTGCGGTACCGGTTACCCGCCGGACAGCCGCTTCTGCGGCCGGTGCGGTAATGCACTCAACCCGTAA
- the phoU gene encoding phosphate signaling complex protein PhoU encodes MENLNHNKHISGQFNAELEHIRTEMMTMGGLVEEQLSKAITAMHNQDEDLAREVIAGDKQVNIMEVMIDEACVRIIAKRQPTASDLRLIMAISKTIAELERIGDVADKIAKTALEKFSQQHQPLLVSLESLGRHAIQMLHDVLDAFARMDIQEAIRIYREDQKVDQEYEGIVRQLMTYMMEDPRTIPSVLTALFCARSIERIGDRCQNICEFIFYYVKGQDFRHVKGDDVERILLGEHVIEVSAHSNNGEKGNDPA; translated from the coding sequence ATGGAAAATCTGAATCACAATAAACATATTTCCGGGCAGTTTAATGCTGAATTAGAGCATATCCGCACAGAAATGATGACAATGGGCGGGCTGGTGGAAGAGCAGCTCAGCAAAGCGATCACCGCCATGCATAACCAGGACGAAGACCTGGCGCGTGAGGTTATCGCTGGTGACAAGCAGGTCAACATCATGGAAGTGATGATTGATGAAGCCTGTGTCCGCATTATTGCCAAACGCCAGCCGACCGCGAGCGACCTGCGCCTGATTATGGCGATTTCCAAAACCATCGCCGAACTGGAACGGATCGGGGATGTGGCGGATAAAATTGCCAAAACCGCGCTGGAAAAATTTTCACAGCAGCATCAGCCGTTGCTGGTCAGTCTGGAATCCCTCGGCCGCCATGCCATTCAGATGCTGCATGATGTGCTGGATGCCTTTGCGCGTATGGATATTCAGGAAGCTATCCGCATCTACCGCGAAGACCAGAAAGTGGATCAGGAATATGAAGGGATTGTCCGTCAGCTGATGACCTATATGATGGAAGATCCGCGCACTATCCCGAGTGTCCTGACCGCGCTGTTCTGTGCCCGCTCTATCGAGCGTATCGGTGATCGCTGCCAGAATATCTGCGAATTTATCTTCTATTATGTGAAGGGACAGGATTTCCGTCATGTGAAAGGGGATGATGTGGAACGTATCCTGCTCGGCGAGCATGTGATTGAAGTCTCCGCACACAGTAATAACGGCGAAAAAGGGAATGATCCGGCATAA
- the pstB gene encoding phosphate ABC transporter ATP-binding protein PstB — MSKIQNVTESKIQVRDLNFYYGQFHALKNISLDIAKNKVTAFIGPSGCGKSTLLRTFNKMYALYNEQRAEGEILLDGTNILTDTQDIALLRAKVGMVFQKPTPFPMSIYDNIAFGVRLFEKLPRAEMDERVQWALTKAALWNETKDKLHQSGYSLSGGQQQRLCIARGIAIRPEVLLLDEPCSALDPISTGRIEELISELKSEYTVVIVTHNMQQAARCSDHTAFMYLGELIEFSDTDTLFTTPGKKQTEDYITGRYG; from the coding sequence ATGAGTAAAATTCAAAACGTAACTGAAAGCAAAATTCAGGTTCGTGATCTGAACTTCTATTACGGCCAGTTCCACGCGCTGAAAAACATTTCGCTGGATATCGCCAAAAATAAAGTCACGGCCTTTATCGGCCCGTCCGGTTGCGGGAAATCGACCCTGCTGCGTACCTTCAACAAAATGTACGCACTGTATAATGAACAGCGTGCGGAAGGCGAAATCCTGCTGGATGGCACCAATATTCTGACCGATACCCAGGATATCGCGTTATTACGCGCCAAAGTCGGCATGGTGTTCCAGAAACCAACACCGTTCCCGATGTCTATTTATGACAATATTGCCTTTGGTGTCCGTCTGTTTGAAAAACTGCCGCGCGCCGAGATGGATGAGCGGGTACAGTGGGCACTGACCAAAGCGGCACTGTGGAACGAAACCAAAGATAAACTGCATCAGAGCGGCTACAGCCTCTCCGGCGGTCAGCAGCAGCGTCTGTGTATTGCCCGCGGTATTGCTATCCGCCCTGAGGTTCTCCTGCTGGATGAGCCGTGCTCGGCACTGGATCCTATCTCCACCGGGCGTATTGAAGAGCTTATCAGCGAGCTGAAATCGGAATACACCGTGGTGATCGTCACGCATAACATGCAGCAGGCGGCGCGCTGTTCTGACCACACTGCATTTATGTATCTGGGCGAACTAATTGAATTCAGTGATACTGATACCCTGTTTACCACCCCGGGCAAGAAACAAACCGAAGATTACATCACCGGTCGTTATGGCTGA
- the pstA gene encoding phosphate ABC transporter permease PstA, whose protein sequence is MAEMNIQQPKVDISARQKRQFWRRQKNRVALFLSMSTMAFGLFWLIWILFSTVTKGMDGMSLALFTEMTPPPNTEGGGLANAIVGSGLLILWATVIGTPLGILAGIYLAEYGRKSWLAEVTRFINDILLSAPSIVVGLFVYTIVVMQMQHFSGWAGVIALALLQIPIVIRTTENMLRLVPDSLREAAYALGTPKWKMISAITLKASVSGIITGVLLAIARIAGETAPLLFTSLSNQFWSTDLMQPIANLPVTIFKFAMSPFAEWQSLAWAGVLLITLCVLLINIVARVLFAKKKH, encoded by the coding sequence ATGGCTGAAATGAATATTCAACAACCGAAAGTGGATATCAGCGCACGGCAGAAACGCCAGTTCTGGCGCCGTCAGAAAAACCGCGTTGCCCTGTTTTTATCCATGTCCACCATGGCATTCGGGCTGTTCTGGTTAATCTGGATCCTGTTCTCGACCGTCACCAAAGGGATGGACGGCATGTCGCTGGCGCTGTTCACCGAAATGACACCGCCGCCGAATACCGAAGGCGGGGGTCTGGCGAACGCCATTGTCGGTTCCGGCCTGCTGATCTTATGGGCGACCGTTATCGGGACACCGCTGGGTATTCTTGCCGGGATTTATCTGGCGGAATACGGCCGTAAATCCTGGCTGGCGGAAGTCACCCGGTTTATTAATGACATTTTGTTATCCGCACCGTCGATTGTGGTCGGACTGTTTGTTTACACCATCGTGGTGATGCAGATGCAGCACTTCTCCGGCTGGGCGGGGGTGATTGCCCTGGCACTGTTACAGATCCCGATTGTTATCCGTACCACGGAAAACATGCTGCGTCTGGTGCCGGACAGCCTGCGCGAAGCGGCGTATGCCCTCGGCACACCAAAATGGAAAATGATTTCAGCGATTACCCTGAAAGCCTCGGTCTCCGGGATTATCACCGGGGTGCTGCTGGCGATTGCCCGTATTGCCGGGGAAACGGCGCCGCTGCTCTTTACCTCCCTCTCCAACCAGTTCTGGAGTACGGATCTGATGCAGCCGATTGCCAACCTGCCGGTCACTATCTTCAAGTTTGCCATGAGTCCGTTTGCGGAGTGGCAGAGTCTGGCCTGGGCGGGTGTCCTGCTGATCACACTGTGTGTGCTGTTAATTAATATCGTGGCGCGTGTGCTGTTTGCGAAGAAAAAGCACTGA
- the pstC gene encoding phosphate ABC transporter permease PstC — MAELKTAMKPPGKRGDQLFSALVKLAALITLLLLGGIIISLIIASWPSIEKFGLGFLWNKEWNPPAEEYGALVPIYGTIVTSVIALLIAVPVSFGIALFLTELAPNWLRRPLGIAIELLAAIPSIVYGMWGLFVFAPLFATYFQQPVGEVMSSIPIVGELFSGPAFGIGILAAGVILAIMIIPYIASVMRDVFEQTPVMMKESAYGIGCTTWEVIWRIVLPYTKNGVIGGVMLGLGRALGETMAVTFIIGNTYQLDSFSLYMPGNSITSALANEFAEAESGLHTAALMELGLILFVITFIVLAISKFMVMRLNKKEGR; from the coding sequence ATGGCCGAACTGAAAACGGCAATGAAACCACCAGGCAAACGCGGCGACCAACTTTTCAGTGCTCTGGTAAAACTGGCAGCGCTGATTACGCTATTGTTACTTGGCGGAATTATTATTTCACTGATTATTGCGTCATGGCCGAGCATTGAAAAATTCGGCTTAGGTTTCTTATGGAATAAAGAGTGGAACCCGCCGGCGGAAGAGTACGGGGCACTGGTACCGATTTACGGCACCATCGTGACCTCGGTTATCGCCCTGCTGATTGCGGTCCCGGTGAGTTTCGGGATTGCGCTGTTCCTGACAGAACTGGCACCGAACTGGCTGCGCCGTCCACTGGGTATCGCGATCGAGCTGTTAGCCGCTATTCCGAGTATCGTTTACGGCATGTGGGGACTGTTTGTCTTTGCCCCGCTGTTTGCCACCTATTTCCAGCAGCCGGTCGGCGAGGTGATGTCGAGCATCCCGATTGTCGGCGAGCTGTTCTCCGGTCCGGCCTTCGGGATCGGGATCCTGGCGGCGGGCGTTATCCTCGCCATCATGATCATTCCGTATATTGCCTCGGTGATGCGCGATGTGTTCGAGCAGACGCCGGTGATGATGAAAGAATCGGCTTACGGCATCGGCTGTACCACCTGGGAGGTGATCTGGCGGATTGTACTGCCGTACACCAAGAACGGGGTGATCGGCGGCGTGATGCTGGGTCTGGGCCGCGCCCTGGGGGAGACCATGGCGGTGACCTTTATCATCGGTAACACCTATCAGCTGGACAGCTTCTCGCTGTACATGCCGGGCAACAGTATCACCTCGGCACTGGCGAACGAGTTCGCGGAAGCGGAATCCGGGCTGCACACAGCGGCACTGATGGAGCTGGGGCTGATTCTGTTTGTCATCACCTTTATCGTCCTTGCTATCTCCAAATTTATGGTGATGCGTCTGAATAAGAAAGAGGGGCGCTGA